Proteins found in one Lutimonas zeaxanthinifaciens genomic segment:
- a CDS encoding TetR/AcrR family transcriptional regulator: protein MKEKILEKASDMFLNLGFKSVTMDDIAHEMGISKKTIYAHFPTKLKLVQATTFFVLEKIHETICTVCSANHDPIKEIFTIKSMVNDQLKNEKSSPSYQLQKYYPKIFKQLKEKQFESLNLCVEDNLKRGIKEGYYRKDIDIDLITRFYLSGIMNLSNREFFPAETYKLSDLKDAFLEYHVRAISTEKGLKTLLNIVRK from the coding sequence ATGAAAGAAAAAATTCTAGAAAAAGCCTCGGATATGTTCTTGAACCTGGGCTTCAAAAGTGTTACCATGGATGATATCGCCCACGAAATGGGGATCTCAAAAAAAACCATTTACGCTCATTTTCCCACCAAACTGAAATTAGTTCAGGCAACTACATTTTTCGTTTTGGAAAAAATTCATGAAACAATTTGCACAGTTTGTTCGGCTAATCATGATCCGATAAAAGAGATTTTCACCATTAAATCAATGGTCAATGATCAATTAAAAAACGAAAAGTCAAGCCCGAGTTATCAGCTTCAAAAATATTATCCTAAAATCTTTAAACAGTTAAAGGAAAAACAATTTGAATCCCTGAATTTATGTGTTGAAGATAATCTTAAACGAGGAATTAAAGAAGGATATTACAGAAAAGACATTGATATAGATCTGATCACAAGATTTTATTTAAGCGGTATTATGAATCTGTCTAACAGGGAATTCTTCCCTGCGGAAACTTACAAGCTCTCTGATTTAAAGGATGCATTTCTTGAATACCATGTAAGAGCCATATCCACTGAAAAAGGACTAAAAACATTATTAAATATTGTTAGAAAATGA
- a CDS encoding TolC family protein translates to MKKIFTLFFLICVTYTSQAQEAYSFSLDEAIQYALKNNYTVRNASLDIDAAEKQKWEATSFGLPQVDAGIDYQNWIKQQVSFIPSEIIGGEPGEFTPVVFGTKQNMNATVTVNQLIFDGSYLVGLQSAKTFLMISNLAKEKTDQTIREAVINAYGNVLVAQETLAILYKNKEVLEKNLNETRILLQNGFTEEQDFEQQQITLLNIENEINRSSRLETISKQALNITMGIPIETEVELTENLENLAIKSTDMQMLSQEFDLENHVDFRIADNQVLSDELLVKYEKSKSIPSINAFVNYSTFQYGDEIAFQDFDENWFDSSLFGISMKIPVFSSLQRSSRTQQAKINLMQSEIEKYEISENLKLQVSTAKNKYQFSLDQFQTSKKNLALAERIAEKEQIKFFEGLSSSIDLTNTQNQLFGSQQDYIQSILEIIQSKVELENALNLF, encoded by the coding sequence ATGAAAAAGATATTTACCCTATTCTTTCTAATCTGTGTTACATACACATCACAAGCTCAGGAAGCTTATTCCTTTAGCCTTGATGAGGCGATTCAATACGCCTTAAAAAATAATTATACGGTCAGAAATGCCTCGCTCGATATCGATGCAGCAGAAAAACAAAAATGGGAAGCAACCTCTTTTGGACTACCTCAGGTGGATGCAGGTATAGACTATCAAAACTGGATTAAACAACAGGTTTCGTTTATTCCATCTGAAATAATTGGAGGAGAACCGGGCGAATTCACTCCCGTCGTATTCGGTACAAAACAAAATATGAATGCCACTGTAACGGTGAATCAATTGATCTTTGACGGATCTTATTTGGTTGGTCTGCAATCTGCCAAAACCTTCTTAATGATCTCAAATCTGGCAAAGGAAAAAACGGATCAAACCATAAGGGAGGCGGTCATTAATGCTTATGGCAATGTTTTGGTGGCTCAGGAAACCCTGGCCATTCTCTATAAGAACAAAGAAGTTTTGGAAAAAAACCTGAATGAAACCCGGATCTTGTTGCAAAACGGATTCACTGAGGAACAGGATTTTGAGCAACAGCAAATTACGCTCCTGAACATTGAAAATGAGATTAACAGATCCTCAAGACTTGAGACGATTTCCAAACAAGCTCTGAATATAACTATGGGAATACCCATTGAAACAGAAGTCGAGCTCACTGAGAACCTGGAAAATCTGGCTATAAAAAGTACAGACATGCAAATGCTTTCTCAGGAATTTGATCTTGAGAATCATGTGGACTTCAGAATAGCGGATAATCAGGTGCTGTCAGATGAACTTCTTGTCAAGTATGAAAAAAGTAAAAGTATTCCTTCTATAAATGCCTTTGTCAACTACAGCACGTTTCAATATGGGGATGAAATAGCCTTTCAAGATTTTGATGAAAACTGGTTTGATTCTTCTTTGTTTGGAATCAGCATGAAAATACCTGTTTTCAGTAGTTTACAAAGAAGTTCAAGGACACAACAGGCAAAAATAAATTTGATGCAATCTGAAATTGAAAAATATGAGATTTCAGAAAACTTAAAGCTTCAGGTAAGCACAGCCAAAAATAAATATCAGTTTTCTCTGGATCAGTTCCAGACCTCTAAAAAGAACCTTGCGCTCGCCGAGCGGATCGCCGAAAAGGAGCAGATAAAATTCTTTGAAGGACTCAGCAGCAGCATTGACCTAACCAATACACAAAATCAATTATTTGGATCTCAACAAGATTACATACAATCGATCCTTGAAATTATTCAATCAAAAGTAGAATTAGAAAATGCACTTAACTTATTTTAA